In Pyrenophora tritici-repentis strain M4 chromosome 6, whole genome shotgun sequence, the DNA window GGCGCAAATACAGTGTGGTCCAACCAAGGAATGGTGGATTCATTCGGCAGGGTCCAGCTGGTGCAGGTAGTGCTCCCGTAGTTGTGGCCATGAATACCGAAGCACTCGTCTGATTGTCCGATAACATTGCTGCCTTGAGCTTCCGACATGGTGGTGCAACAAAGACTGACGGATGGACAGACAGATGTGATCTGAGAAAAGGCATAACTGCATGATGTTAAAAAAAAATTACCTCTGATTCGTTAAGCCGCTGGACGCCAATGCTCCATCACGTGCAGGTGGCGTAGTAGGCTGTACGCGCTGCGTAGTCTCGCGAGCTACCATATCTTGATATTCCAACTCTTGTAGAGGGAGAAAGGTATCCATGATCCACGGAGTCTCGGGGGTTTGAGCGCTGGTATTTGCAAGAGGAATCGTGGATTTGGAAGAAACAAGAAGACCAGCAACAAAAAATTGGCTATGTCTAGTAGGAAAAAACTGTTCAATATCAGGGTAGTCAGGTGTCTGGAGTAGGAAGAGGAGAATGAGTTGAAGGTGGAAGAAGGGGAAGAGGATCTGAAGTGGGGAGTCGTTGTCCGAGAGCAACCAGCGCAGAGCGGGAAAAGCTAGCTGGAAGGGGGACCATTAATGTCGCGGAATAGTACAGGGCGTCCTCCAGCCAAATGATTGGGCACTGTCTGCGCCCTCCAGCCGCATAAGACTCGGTCTTCATAGGTGACGTAGCCTCCAAAACTACCACCTTTACCTTCTTATAATCCCAGACTGCAAACTTCGACATATCGCATCGCGAATTCCAACATGTACGTTGGTGTATCGAGCGAAACCCTTAGATGTAATCTATGCTCGAAGTCTTTTGATACCATCGGACGATACAAGTACGTACTACCTCTCAATAGTTTTAATGGCGTCACCAACACAGTACTAGTCAGCACAAAAAAACCCACTCAAAGCCTCACGAATGCAAAGAATGTTTGAAAAACTTTGCCCTAAGGTCTGATCTCACTAGACATGTACAAGCGAAACATCGGTTGGGGCTGGCTCGGCATGCATGCCCGATCAAGAGCTGTCACTTCAAGGCCACCCGGAAAGACAACATACGACAACATCTCCGCAACAGCCATCCTGAGGTAGCTCTTAGCTCCCCTCAGTCTATGCGAGGCCCTCGACAGGAACAAGGTCACACAATCTTGCCGTCCACTCCGCTCAGTGTCCTGTCGGATACTGGGAGTGACCTTCCTCTAGCGTGCGTTTCCACATTGATGCGAGCAGCATCTTCGGGTAATTTTGGCATATGCGAAGTTATGTTTCGACTCGGTATTGAGGTTTCTGCGAGGGCCGATGATGGTTCTACGGCCTTGCATTGTGCCGTCAAAGCCAATCAGATTGATATGGTTCGCTTCTTGGTACAGAAAGGAATCCAATTGGATATTATAAACGAAAAGAAAAAAACTGCCCTACACGAGGCTGTACTAGGGAAGCAGGAGGATGCCTTCACTGTCCTGGCGCAAAACCAAGCGGAGATAACGAAACATGTGCTATACGACATCATTGAGACTGAGCAAACTGAAATCTTCCAGATTGCCCTCAATCAGTGCAACATTAATGAATTGGAGTCCTGCGGATCTACTCTATTTGGCATGGCGGCGAATTGCCCACAGACTGCATTCATGAACACACTGCTATCTTTGCCCATGATCTCCGAGGAATGGATCCAACGTCAAGGCTATCGACACCTGTACTTACTGGTGACCCGTGGTCATACAGCAATGATGAGATGCTTGATAGCTTCGGGGAAATTGAATGTCAACATGGTTATACGGCCATATAGATGGCTTTGTGGCGATGTGTCAATAATCCATACAGCTGTTGCGAGAGGATTGAGCGATATGGTCAGCCTCCTTTTGACCTCGGACACGATCAATATAAACCACTGTGAGCATGGATATACACCACTATATTTGGCAGTTGTGAAGGGTCACCTCACAGTTGTCGAaattagactccgcaacaatcaattcaatccggtcactctcctagacccacttacctatctaggtagggcttaaactcctataggtaactactaggcttaaagcggtaatcaatcaatccaatctgaaccttctaggacccacttaattgattgttgcggactgtggtcGAAATACTCCTCCAACATCAAGATATCGTTATCCTTAACGACAGTAGTCGAAATTCGCGTGATACGACTGCGTTGCATCTCGTATGCCGATATGGACACTTTGATATCATGACCCTTCTATTAAGGGTTTTCGAAGATCGGGGGATACCTGTCGACACTGTGGCTGGATCAGTCACCCCATTTCAAACCGCAGTGTTACACGGGCGGGCTGACATAGTAAGCCATTTGCTATTACGATCAGATGTTGATGTCAATCAACCTTCATTTGGAATACCATGGCAGAGAGCATGTAGCCGTGGTCATTCTGACACAGTGAGGATCTTGCTAGGCCATCACCGAATCGATTGCACTGAATTTGACCAGCATCTACTGGGGTTGCTATTCAACGCCTTTTTAAGATCAGATTGGCCGTTGATTCGGGTTCTCCTTGAACACAACAGCACATCAGTTGGTGGTACCGATAGGCCCAAAAGAATCGAAGCCAGTTGTTTGGAGAATTTGAGAGAACCTATCGATCTGTTGAATGATGGAGGGTTTCTCCGACGTGTAACCCGAACCACCTTAAACTCACTATGGAAAATAGCTGTGGAGAGGAATAGTTTGGCCATAGCGATGCTTCTACTCGAACATGCCCAGCTGGGCAAAGGATGCCAACATGTTGCTTTAGACGTCAATCTTAGTAGCACCCTATACAGGAACGCCCTAGGAATCTGCACACCATTACAAATAGCCGTAGTATTGCAGCGAACCGAGATAGTCAACCTTTTACTTCATCACAATGACATTGATGTCAATAAACGCGACAACATTACAGGCCAATCTGCTTTGGACATAATAATGAATCCACCTGGAGGCTTCAAGCGGCCAGACACCGAAGCAGCAGACTACATCAAGAAGCTCCTAATAGCTCACGGCGCAATGGTGACAGTACCCATCGCGGAGCAGAATTATGGGGAAAGGGTACAAGCTATCATGGCCGGAGATCCACAGCATGTAAATACGTCATGGTCGCCAGCCGCCGGGGTGCAAATAGCTGGCGCATCATGTGAAGATTTGGAGGGTGATGATCATGcccagactccgcaacaatcaaatcaatcaatcttaaggttgtcgattggtttgattagcttgcggcgacgctgctgattgattgcggattgattgttagggtttttgagcagattgattgcgattgattggttgattggctgattgatgctaagaagtagtatacagggggttatggtgttgtactccagccttctatatcgtactgttgtacaatctcctcatctttgacgtcactccacttatcttcatcatcaccgttgttgtacaagccgtcaaagccagctcgtctccacgaacgtacaagctgaagggcagcaagtaactcgctgccaagagctcgccggcgcggctcaagtaaatcgccaagctcgctaaagagcctctcgcagtcgcaactagatgctggtatcgtgagtatatcaatcgcaaactggctcaaacacgggtattttgagcgtaattgaatccagtacttgactgggtggccatcgctaagatactgttcgcttgtccactctggctcttgagttctccagcgctcgtactcatcgtcgtgggcagcctctacctgagccttgttgcgccgtacgagggcgccaatcacatcatctattcctctatgccttggttttgcagttgtttgagatagaggacgtgtacgttgaggcttatacgactgccagagctgcaggaagccagcgttggctgatgttagccattctggcttatccacccagctgttctcgcagtagtatttgtagtatggatggaggcaggtagcagcgtagtatgctggcgatcgatcgagcttgttgtagtaatcgttggccttactccaggcggcgcggaggttaacaaagaggtgatcttcaggcgcatcaggtgggttgaagtcaacttgctcgtacgagcgcgtacgggcttcgagcgcgccaagtacgtattcaaatacaggaatagtctcatatatagcgccgtatttgcctgcctttccgcgaccctcaagcttctccgtagcaagcttaagcggctctaggcagtcctgatactctgttatcaccgcccaatcagcagctgtaagtcctgttgatctcatccaactaggtgcttcagggagtttattgccacgttgacaagcgcggcgatcttcaagggagagtgcgttaatgtagtgctcagcgtaagagttgtatgctgcctggagttgagttgcgcgtttgaaggcagcgtagtaagagttccagcgtgtaacaacaggcttcacaggctcaagtacgtggaggcgctctctagctggcaactcggcgttggcggcggtttggaagcttcggaaaatttcgtgttgttgaggcgtttttatatggttgataacgtcgataagtacacctaagggcccttcttgacgccactcctgcatgtacacctcctctgtttggagctgctcgtcgttgttgttgttgtacgcctcttgattgctgccaaagataattgcctggccaataaggttaagcgtgtgagggccgcagcggaggcgtcggtgagcagcgttgaagtcgtacgcgtgggcgagcgaggagactgcagtatcgttgtttgcagcattgtcgaggacgaagtagccgagtttatcactcccaatactgtattcttggagcgtctttttaattgtatcagcgatagcatcaccagtatgagagcctgcgagatgtgggagggcgatggggagatcttgtatcactccagaggcgttagcaaagtgtgcaacgactccaaagaatccacgcttgccaccctttgtcgtccaaccatcaaagcttatgtggatcttgcttgcagcttctgacagagcgcagacaatctgtggctgcatatattggaagaggcgcattgcgtaggtagctacactgcgaggacttacccacaaagctgcctctgcctctgggtttgcaaggctaatcatctcgcgaaaggacggccttgcaagtagctccattggcaagttgttatcaagaaggcagaacactgcaacttcacgaaactgctggatgttgaagttgcccatcgcgttggcagcctcttgagagactgcaacaccagtctccagcgtctgtcgtagagagagttgctgccctgttcttcgaggcttcaggccgtcttttgtaaagccatggcctcgtttctgaaggccaagatgagctgcagctgaggaggtggcctttgatacgtcaaaaactccactgccgccagtgtcaatgaccttgtggatgtggcagtatttgcatacaaaccacactcgattctgatcgtagagctcaacaacgcgatatccatgttgaaagatccaactcttgacgcgccgcccagttgtaagaggcttcatgaaccgagggaggcgatcccagttaatgccgtcaaagttatcgccattatcaggctctgtatcaacactagcctctgttgttgctgctgtaccagcctggctgccctcagccgcaccctcctcctctgtttgcgactcgaaaaattgcgactcaaacgttgtggcctggcttacggcggcgccaagggtttcctgaggcgacagcgatcgctgagataggacagagggccttgataggcgcgcccgtttggcggcggcggcggcggcagcagtattggtgggaactcgagagcgtttggccatcgtgggcgatactaaacactaaagaaaaatgtctgtataggtagctaggcaactagtgttgtgtgtaagggattattagggaactgagtgagcgaaatcgttgttgtattaagaacagcgaaggactagctatataggtgcggggtgaagcctagaagaggctagccctaagcagaaggagctagtcctataagaggagagctagctggtgagaagtgaatgcatagagactggcttgcccggccgacagggatcacaagctaagcgagataggggtccaagataactatcttcaacaccaaaaaccttctcttaatacgacactactcgccttacaactcgttaataataaatcaatctaactaatcaaatcaatcaatctgaccttcgcaagttgatttgattagctattttgaaaagcttagattgagttgattgagttggtaaaaactccaaatgaccaatcaaatcaatcaatctgaccaatctggattgattgttgcggagtctgatcATGCCAGCTTCACATTGGATGATCTCATGGAATACGAGCATGATTTCGGTATCGACAACGTAATTTTCGACGAATGGATGGATTTCGATGATTTTGATATGGACCAACACAACAACACATCCATACCGGGGGCTGAAGGGTACGACTATCCGTTGAGCGCCATGGATGATTTGCCTGTCTTGGAATCAAGGGATAGTACATATTGCTCCAGTGGTGTCAGGAACAGGCCTTGGGAATTCTGAGGAGCGTGGAATACGATGGGAGGTGATTTTGGAGTCAGTTTGTTATCGTGAGCCATGTGGGAGGCGACGGAGTTGGGGTTATTTTATAACGAATTACGACTACATGTTTTATATGTGCGTTCCGGGCTTTATTGTCTGCATTATCGTGATTTTCAGAATGAGGGGTGCTAGCAGATGATCAAGATATAAGATAATCGATGAACGGAGCGACAACCATGTGTATTAGGTGA includes these proteins:
- a CDS encoding Dimer-Tnp-hAT domain containing protein → MAKRSRETLGAAVSQATTFESQFFESQTEEEGAAEGSQAGTAATTEASVDTEPDNGDNFDGINWDRLPRFMKPLTTGRRVKSWIFQHGYRVVELYDQNRVWFVCKYCHIHKVIDTGGSGVFDVSKATSSAAAHLGLQKRGHGFTKDGLKPRRTGQQLSLRQTLETGVAVSQEAANAMGNFNIQQFREVAVFCLLDNNLPMELLARPSFREMISLANPEAEAALWVSPRSVATYAMRLFQYMQPQIVCALSEAASKIHISFDGWTTKGGKRGFFGVVAHFANASGVIQDLPIALPHLAGSHTGDAIADTIKKTLQEYSIGSDKLGYFVLDNAANNDTAVSSLAHAYDFNAAHRRLRCGPHTLNLIGQAIIFGSNQEAYNNNNDEQLQTEEVYMQEWRQEGPLGVLIDVINHIKTPQQHEIFRSFQTAANAELPARERLHVLEPVKPVVTRWNSYYAAFKRATQLQAAYNSYAEHYINALSLEDRRACQRGNKLPEAPSWMRSTGLTAADWAVITEYQDCLEPLKLATEKLEGRGKAGKYGAIYETIPVFEYVLGALEARTRSYEQVDFNPPDAPEDHLFVNLRAAWSKANDYYNKLDRSPAYYAATCLHPYYKYYCENSWVDKPEWLTSANAGFLQLWQSYKPQRTRPLSQTTAKPRHRGIDDVIGALVRRNKAQVEAAHDDEYERWRTQEPEWTSEQYLSDGHPVKYWIQLRSKYPCLSQFAIDILTIPASSCDCERLFSELGDLLEPRRRALGSELLAALQLVRSWRRAGFDGLYNNGDDEDKWSDVKDEEIVQQYDIEGWSTTP